One Desulfotomaculum sp. DNA window includes the following coding sequences:
- the trpD gene encoding anthranilate phosphoribosyltransferase produces MIQNVLGKLTAKVDLTADEAYSLILAIKNDELSDVQIAGFQVALLMKGPTLTEITAIARAMRDNCISVSPKVSDELMDTCGTGGGLSTFNISTAVALVAAAAGIPVAKHGSRSISSLSGSADVLEALGVEINLTPEGIEKLIEEIGIAFIYAPLFHPVMHKVLPPEQALGIKTIFYTIIGPLINPAKASRHILGVYKPELLDDVSQVALSLGYKRALFVHGLDGFDEISLLGATRINEIQDGSIKTYEISPEDFGFTRCSLEDIATGTPDVNAAVIRDVFSGKNKGPRRQAIVINAAGALMIGDKANSFKEGIALAEEIIVGGSAQEKLNQLITASQDLKSAG; encoded by the coding sequence ATGATCCAAAACGTTTTAGGTAAATTAACCGCCAAAGTAGATTTAACGGCTGATGAAGCCTACAGTTTGATTCTTGCCATAAAAAATGACGAGTTAAGCGATGTGCAGATCGCAGGTTTTCAAGTGGCCCTGCTGATGAAGGGGCCGACTCTTACAGAAATAACCGCCATTGCCCGGGCCATGCGTGATAACTGCATAAGTGTTTCCCCGAAGGTTAGTGATGAGCTCATGGATACCTGCGGCACAGGCGGAGGATTAAGCACCTTTAACATCTCCACTGCTGTAGCCCTGGTTGCCGCCGCTGCCGGTATTCCGGTGGCCAAACACGGCAGCCGCTCGATATCCAGTCTTTCCGGCAGCGCTGATGTTTTGGAAGCGCTCGGCGTGGAAATAAACCTCACTCCCGAAGGAATTGAGAAGCTGATCGAAGAAATTGGCATTGCCTTTATTTATGCTCCCCTGTTCCATCCGGTAATGCATAAGGTGCTGCCGCCGGAACAGGCTCTTGGCATTAAGACCATTTTTTACACTATTATCGGCCCGCTGATCAATCCGGCCAAAGCTTCGCGGCATATCCTGGGCGTCTACAAACCCGAGCTGCTGGACGATGTCTCACAGGTTGCCCTGTCTTTAGGTTACAAGCGTGCGCTGTTTGTCCATGGCCTGGACGGCTTTGATGAAATTTCCCTGCTGGGCGCAACCAGGATTAATGAAATACAGGACGGTTCAATCAAAACCTATGAAATATCTCCCGAAGATTTTGGTTTTACCCGCTGTTCTCTTGAAGATATCGCAACCGGAACTCCCGATGTTAACGCCGCAGTAATCCGGGATGTTTTTTCAGGCAAAAATAAGGGACCCCGCCGCCAGGCGATAGTTATAAATGCGGCCGGAGCTTTGATGATCGGGGACAAGGCAAATTCCTTCAAAGAAGGAATAGCGCTGGCGGAGGAAATCATTGTCGGCGGATCAGCCCAGGAAAAACTGAATCAGCTGATTACAGCTTCTCAAGATCTTAAATCGGCAGGCTAA
- a CDS encoding two-component system response regulator: MAEDDDVDAMAIQRGFREAKILNEFVRAKDGIEALEIMRGQNGHKTIAPPYVVLLDLNMPRMDGFAFLDELRQDEKLQQMVVFVLTTSKDDEDRMRAYSKCIAGYIVKSEAGKGFANLIAMLDYYWRIVILP, from the coding sequence GGCGATCCAACGGGGCTTCCGCGAGGCCAAGATCCTCAACGAATTTGTGCGCGCCAAAGACGGAATCGAAGCCCTGGAAATCATGCGTGGCCAAAACGGCCATAAGACCATTGCGCCCCCGTATGTGGTCCTGCTGGACTTAAATATGCCCCGGATGGACGGCTTCGCTTTTCTCGACGAGTTGCGTCAGGATGAAAAGTTGCAGCAAATGGTGGTATTCGTTTTGACCACGTCCAAAGACGACGAGGACCGTATGCGGGCATACTCGAAATGTATAGCGGGTTATATTGTAAAAAGCGAAGCCGGCAAGGGCTTTGCAAATCTGATTGCCATGCTGGATTATTACTGGCGCATAGTTATATTACCATAA